The Apium graveolens cultivar Ventura chromosome 6, ASM990537v1, whole genome shotgun sequence genome contains a region encoding:
- the LOC141665865 gene encoding uncharacterized protein LOC141665865, which translates to MGPKTESKSDPGPTRQAREPRKEPYWTPLNKTREEILKDIKGKPFCYPPKPMQTPPPESRPYNRQCGYHETHEHKTENCLSLQYFIEDEVKKGNLNRYISRDTNQKEERPRRGKNVVNVVLGGSHSPSRSPGSGDEVFSIQSYPKMVISFSNKDYEGVNPNHNEALVVTLDIFDNEVRRMLIDNGSSVNILFKYTVDRMKLGSVRSNECREDPLYGFGNNLVPIQGTLYLPVIFGSAPTQVTHVIKFYVINTPSSYNGIIGRSALTRIQAITSISHLKIKFPTPTRIGEVKGDYEVAERCYSRP; encoded by the coding sequence ATGGGTCCTAAGACAGAATCTAAAAGTGACCCCGGGCCAACCAGGCAAGCCAGGGAGCCTAGGAAGGAACCATACTGGACCCCACTGAACAAGACCAGGGAAGAGATACTAAAGGACATAAAAGGCAAGCCATTCTGTTATCCACCAAAGCCCATGCAGACCCCCCCCCCAGAGAGCCGGCCTTATAATAGGCAATGCGGTTATCACGAAACGCATGAGCACAAAACTGAGAATTGTCTGTCTCTCCAATATTTCATTGAAGACGAAGTCAAAAAAGGTAACCTAAACCGGTATATTTCCCGGGATACGAATCAAAAAGAAGAAAGACCAAGGAGAGGAAAGAATGTAGTGAATGTGGTTCTAGGAGGTTCCCATTCGCCTTCTAGGAGCCCGGGCTCAGGGGATGAAGTTTTCTCCATCCAATCCTACCCAAAGATGGTAATCTCATTCAGCAACAAGGATTATGAAGGGGTCAATCCGAATCACAATGAAGCTTTGGTAGTAACACTTGATATTTTTGATAACGAGGTAAGGAGAATGCTGATAGATAATGGCTCTTCAGTAAACATACTTTTCAAGTATACTGTGGACCGGATGAAGCTAGGAAGTGTCCGCTCAAATGAATGCCGAGAGGATCCCCTCTATGGGTTCGGGAataacttggtcccgatccagggaACCTTATACTTGCCAGTGATATTCGGGTCAGCTCCCACCCAAGTCACCCATGTGATAAAATTCTATGTGATAAACACTCCCTCATCCTACAACGGCATAATTGGTCGTTCAGCTCTAACCAGGATACAAGCAATCACCTCAATATCACACCTCAAAATTAAATTCCCGACCCCAACGAGGATAGGAGAAGTTAAGGGGGACTATGAGGTCGCTGAAAGATGCTATAGCAGGCCCTAG